One part of the Flavobacterium johnsoniae UW101 genome encodes these proteins:
- a CDS encoding DUF6443 domain-containing protein: MKKRIFILLFQITAFFSYSQDTIIKSVKSNLKIQAVVDPGGGDPTGYPWFRDADGDGYGNPDVSVIKNTKPSGYVSNKTDLDDGNKYITNIPPHTVYQDKDGDGFGNSSVISYASTSRPGYVDQDGDCNDNDASINPNNVWYRDADGDGYGWSSSSMKSCLQPSGYVKNASDYDDSTGNITNIAPQYFFRDADLDGYGNPSNYVYYSSMPNGYVANNLDCDDFEYWINPNTTWYLDADRDGYGDSRQVIVQCTQPAGYIRTAGDYDDSNRNITNIPPQIFYYDADKDGFGNPSISGYFSVHPNDWSFNNLDCNDNDPSINPLNVWYYDGDGDGFGWNALKIQSCTPVAGYVRNNSDYDDTNAEVTDRAPQYYYQDKDRDGYGDPYASVYRSYAPSNWVSNGNDCNDNDASINPKTRWYLDQDGDGYGELYTGGVLSCLQPAGYVNNVLDYDDSTVNITNIAPQYFYQDADGDGYGNKNKSVYYSVPPAGYVANSADYSDTDIYITNIAPHTVYKDGDGDGFGYALNMSAASVSRPGYVDNNTDCNDNDASINPNTIWYLDDDLDGLGDPANFVQQCGIPNGNYVLNNLDNCPLITGTYSDCSAVTTPSTDQNYIITKTYKQPLTAIVDFPAADQAQSSITYFDGLGRPIQQISNKQSSSGSDIITHIDYDDIGRQIQEYLPYKSQGTTMAYEESAKDNTITFYSNDAYENTTNPFSQKMLESSPLNRVLKQAAPGASWAMDSGHEIKLRYDTNTDGEVKLYKANTSWNADSGLYEISFQDSGSYVKNELYKNITYDENTGSSPVESSGSTVEFKNKEGQVVLKRTYNNGEKHDTHYVYDIYGNLTYVIPPKADGVINTDILNDLCYQYKYDYRNRLVEKKLPGKQWEFIVYDKLDKPVATGPAFSPFKDDSSIGWMITKYDAFGRPVYTGWSNQTCNSAARKAFQDTKNNETVSFETKEASGSVDDIQVYYSNAIEPKNIKLLTVNYYDNYAYPNAPAVPSAIEGDPVLSNVKGLATGNWTRTLTTASNKDGEISTTLYDLKARPVRTYMQNHLGGYTQTDVKLDFTGKTLYSISKHKRTSGAAELTVKEEFAYSPQDRLLTHTHQINGGAVELLASNTYDDLGQLISKKTGNSTGNPLQKVDYKYNIRGWLTAINQTGNLQADLGLTDLFAFKINYDKPSSSDITSLYNGNISETAWRTSSDFSLRSYRYEYDKLNRLTSAVYAKPEDAISVSGAYNESLMYDKNGNIKFLERFGGSDAPSITFKIDDLTYSYRNENSNQLMKVTENPAGNDNQGFKDNNKTGDDFDYDDNGNMILDKNKNITLITYNHLNLPKKITFGTGNSIEYIYNAAGQKLGKIINEGTLAVKADYLGGYQYKDNVLEFFPTAEGYVKNTNGALSYVFQYKDHLGNIRLSYTKNAQNGLEIIDETHYYPFGLKHEGYVALQESTNKYKYNGKELQDELGLNMYAMDARMYDPAIARWNVIDPVTHHDASTYGAFNNNPVYWVDPSGRDGEHYDYGSGNYVNGNGDVITQEEALAAYGLDGNGKEKDKKKKASSTKSDTGRRRALRQRDDNRGRLTSGSVLFDARGQELLSHWLNGSGKNLELSNKEWGDYMKANGLLPEQIEEAAMNYLYGFREYIKKEGKIDVDFTFHAEIENGYFTGYEMLHGSNKKVGDTQMKGTVEYNSKTSQFDFNVQIIWNDKIDPNKNYGDDIMMSNLLNVFYSPKDYNVKIKWNDKFSYK; this comes from the coding sequence ATGAAAAAAAGAATATTTATATTACTATTTCAAATAACTGCTTTTTTCAGTTATTCTCAGGATACAATAATAAAGTCTGTAAAATCTAATTTAAAAATTCAGGCTGTTGTTGATCCAGGAGGCGGGGATCCCACAGGATATCCTTGGTTTAGAGATGCAGATGGAGACGGGTACGGAAATCCTGATGTATCTGTTATAAAAAATACTAAACCTAGCGGTTACGTTTCTAATAAGACAGATCTCGATGATGGGAATAAATACATTACAAATATACCTCCTCATACTGTTTATCAGGATAAAGATGGGGATGGGTTTGGAAACTCAAGTGTAATTTCATATGCGAGTACCAGTCGCCCCGGATATGTTGACCAAGATGGTGATTGTAATGATAACGACGCTTCTATAAACCCGAACAATGTGTGGTATAGAGATGCGGACGGCGATGGTTATGGCTGGAGTTCTTCTTCAATGAAAAGCTGCCTGCAGCCTTCAGGTTATGTTAAAAACGCCTCTGATTATGATGATTCGACAGGTAATATCACCAATATCGCACCGCAGTATTTTTTTCGTGATGCAGATCTTGATGGTTATGGAAATCCATCTAATTACGTCTATTACAGCAGTATGCCAAATGGATATGTAGCTAATAATTTGGATTGTGACGATTTTGAATACTGGATAAACCCTAATACGACTTGGTATCTTGATGCAGATCGCGATGGATATGGGGATAGCAGACAGGTTATTGTTCAGTGTACACAGCCGGCAGGCTATATACGTACTGCGGGAGATTATGATGACTCAAATCGAAATATAACAAATATACCGCCGCAGATTTTTTATTATGATGCAGATAAAGACGGCTTTGGTAATCCGTCCATAAGTGGATATTTTAGTGTTCATCCTAATGACTGGTCTTTCAATAATCTTGATTGTAATGATAATGACCCGTCAATAAACCCTTTAAATGTTTGGTATTATGATGGTGACGGTGATGGCTTTGGCTGGAATGCTTTAAAAATTCAGAGCTGTACTCCAGTAGCAGGTTATGTAAGAAATAATTCAGATTACGATGATACGAATGCAGAGGTTACTGACCGCGCGCCGCAATACTATTATCAAGATAAAGATCGCGATGGTTATGGGGATCCATATGCGAGTGTGTATCGCAGTTATGCTCCTTCTAATTGGGTTTCCAATGGAAATGATTGCAATGATAACGACGCATCTATAAACCCCAAGACAAGATGGTATCTTGATCAGGATGGAGATGGTTATGGAGAGCTCTACACTGGCGGCGTATTAAGTTGTTTACAACCTGCAGGGTATGTTAATAATGTCTTAGATTACGATGATTCAACAGTAAATATTACCAATATAGCTCCCCAGTATTTTTATCAGGATGCTGATGGAGACGGGTATGGAAATAAAAATAAAAGTGTTTATTACAGCGTGCCGCCTGCAGGCTATGTGGCTAACAGTGCAGATTACAGCGACACAGATATTTATATAACTAATATTGCACCTCACACCGTTTATAAAGATGGTGACGGAGATGGTTTTGGATACGCATTGAACATGTCTGCAGCAAGTGTTTCCAGACCGGGATATGTAGATAATAATACTGACTGCAACGATAACGATGCCTCAATTAATCCTAACACAATATGGTATTTAGATGATGATTTAGATGGTTTAGGAGATCCTGCTAATTTTGTACAGCAGTGTGGCATTCCAAATGGAAACTATGTTTTAAATAATTTAGACAACTGTCCTCTTATTACAGGAACATATTCAGACTGCTCTGCCGTAACAACACCATCAACAGATCAGAATTATATAATTACCAAAACCTATAAACAGCCTTTAACCGCTATAGTAGATTTTCCTGCAGCAGATCAGGCACAAAGCAGTATTACCTATTTTGACGGACTGGGCAGACCCATACAGCAGATTTCAAATAAACAATCTTCATCTGGAAGTGATATTATTACGCATATTGATTACGATGATATTGGAAGGCAAATTCAGGAATATCTGCCTTATAAATCACAAGGCACAACAATGGCATATGAAGAAAGTGCCAAAGACAATACGATAACTTTCTACAGTAATGATGCTTATGAAAATACCACTAATCCATTTTCTCAAAAAATGCTTGAATCTTCACCTTTAAACAGAGTTTTAAAACAGGCGGCACCTGGAGCTTCATGGGCTATGGATAGCGGTCATGAGATTAAATTAAGATATGATACCAATACAGATGGAGAAGTAAAATTATATAAAGCAAATACCTCGTGGAATGCCGATTCTGGATTGTATGAAATTAGTTTTCAGGATTCGGGATCGTATGTTAAAAACGAATTGTATAAAAATATAACCTATGATGAAAATACAGGAAGCAGTCCTGTTGAATCTTCAGGGTCAACTGTAGAGTTTAAAAATAAAGAAGGACAAGTAGTTTTAAAAAGAACCTATAATAATGGAGAAAAACACGATACCCATTATGTTTATGATATTTACGGAAATTTAACCTATGTAATTCCTCCAAAAGCAGACGGTGTAATCAATACAGATATTTTAAACGATTTATGTTACCAGTACAAATATGATTACCGCAATCGTTTAGTTGAGAAAAAACTGCCGGGAAAACAGTGGGAGTTTATTGTCTACGATAAACTTGATAAACCTGTTGCCACAGGTCCTGCATTCTCTCCGTTTAAAGACGACAGTTCAATAGGATGGATGATTACTAAATACGATGCTTTCGGACGTCCTGTTTACACCGGATGGAGTAATCAGACCTGCAATTCTGCAGCGAGAAAAGCATTTCAGGATACCAAAAATAATGAAACAGTATCATTTGAAACCAAAGAGGCATCAGGCTCTGTTGATGATATACAGGTATATTACAGTAATGCGATTGAACCTAAAAATATTAAACTTTTAACGGTTAACTATTATGACAATTATGCTTATCCAAACGCACCAGCAGTTCCTTCTGCAATAGAAGGCGATCCTGTTTTAAGTAATGTAAAAGGTTTGGCGACAGGAAACTGGACCAGAACTTTAACTACGGCTTCAAATAAAGATGGAGAAATCAGTACAACCTTATACGATCTTAAAGCACGACCAGTACGCACCTATATGCAAAACCATTTAGGAGGCTATACTCAAACCGATGTTAAGCTCGATTTTACAGGGAAAACTCTTTATAGTATTTCAAAACACAAAAGAACCTCAGGTGCTGCAGAATTAACTGTAAAGGAAGAATTTGCATATTCTCCGCAGGATCGTCTGCTTACGCACACGCATCAGATAAACGGAGGTGCGGTAGAACTTCTGGCTTCTAATACTTATGATGATCTGGGACAGCTGATAAGTAAAAAAACAGGAAACAGCACCGGAAATCCATTGCAGAAAGTGGATTATAAATACAACATTAGAGGCTGGCTCACGGCAATTAATCAAACAGGCAATCTGCAGGCAGATTTAGGTTTAACCGATTTATTTGCTTTTAAAATTAATTATGATAAACCAAGCAGTTCAGATATAACAAGTTTATATAACGGAAACATTTCTGAAACAGCATGGCGTACCTCAAGTGATTTTTCACTGCGTTCGTATAGATACGAATATGATAAACTAAACAGATTAACCTCTGCAGTGTATGCAAAACCCGAAGATGCCATATCGGTATCTGGTGCTTATAATGAAAGTTTAATGTATGATAAAAATGGCAATATAAAATTCTTAGAAAGATTTGGCGGCAGTGATGCGCCTTCGATAACTTTTAAGATTGATGATTTGACATATTCTTATCGAAATGAAAACTCAAACCAGCTGATGAAAGTTACAGAAAATCCTGCTGGAAATGATAATCAAGGGTTTAAAGACAACAATAAAACCGGCGATGACTTTGATTATGATGATAATGGAAATATGATTTTGGACAAGAATAAAAATATTACATTAATAACTTACAATCATTTAAATCTTCCTAAAAAGATTACATTTGGAACAGGAAACTCAATTGAGTATATTTACAACGCAGCCGGACAAAAACTTGGTAAAATTATCAATGAAGGAACTCTTGCAGTTAAAGCCGATTATCTAGGCGGCTATCAATATAAAGATAACGTTCTTGAATTTTTCCCTACAGCAGAGGGATATGTTAAAAACACAAACGGTGCATTATCCTATGTGTTTCAGTACAAAGACCATTTAGGCAATATACGTTTGAGTTATACTAAAAATGCACAAAACGGTCTTGAGATTATTGACGAGACCCATTATTATCCATTTGGATTAAAACATGAGGGTTATGTTGCGTTGCAAGAAAGTACTAATAAGTATAAGTACAATGGAAAAGAGTTGCAGGACGAGCTGGGTCTTAACATGTATGCTATGGATGCTCGTATGTATGACCCTGCAATAGCCAGATGGAATGTTATAGACCCAGTTACACATCATGATGCATCAACATATGGTGCATTTAATAATAATCCTGTTTATTGGGTTGACCCAAGTGGTCGAGATGGTGAGCATTATGATTATGGTTCAGGTAACTATGTTAATGGTAATGGAGATGTAATTACTCAAGAAGAAGCGTTAGCGGCTTATGGTTTAGATGGTAATGGCAAGGAAAAGGATAAAAAGAAAAAAGCAAGTTCAACTAAATCAGATACAGGCAGAAGAAGAGCTTTAAGACAGAGAGATGATAATAGAGGTAGATTAACAAGTGGTAGTGTTCTTTTTGATGCTCGAGGTCAGGAGTTGTTAAGCCATTGGTTGAATGGTTCAGGTAAAAATCTTGAATTATCGAATAAAGAATGGGGAGATTACATGAAAGCAAATGGATTATTACCAGAACAAATTGAAGAAGCGGCTATGAATTATTTGTATGGTTTTAGAGAATATATCAAAAAAGAAGGAAAAATTGATGTTGATTTCACATTTCATGCAGAAATTGAAAATGGATATTTTACTGGTTATGAAATGTTACATGGTTCTAATAAAAAGGTTGGTGATACTCAAATGAAAGGAACTGTTGAATACAATTCTAAAACCTCTCAATTTGATTTCAATGTTCAAATAATTTGGAATGATAAAATCGACCCGAATAAAAATTATGGAGATGATATTATGATGTCAAATCTGCTTAATGTATTTTATTCACCGAAAGATTATAACGTTAAAATAAAATGGAATGATAAATTTAGCTACAAGTAA